From a region of the Maridesulfovibrio ferrireducens genome:
- a CDS encoding tetratricopeptide repeat protein, giving the protein MLKKIYTIGLSVCLALIILTASGCKTTKKMVYAEYIMPPIAFSDVASIERINIDKPKIKISGVGKRTSKSIRNVFTNTIVNDFSSKLYFNGYIKPSDEIYGDIEGLKAVRKKLAHSKHGYAVKIVKVRKPAKLKVYATINYKRTKGVDKINTTLVTQSYSIITNKNGVPCTKANKPTKKVVTNKVSYIEVKAKGSLVCTLYDCSGKKLYSRKFDDLEFENKAGGDAGSNSEAPYLEVAQNLFNDAISKVVMDISPHRESRSLLVNEKGDSSVVALIKGTAFYDAFNKLGPIVEAEEKTMDKLSAEINSKYDQLITNAEDPEKKADLEQKRTNDLIDITKDYSPDYENMAIILEIIGDRNEALEYYEMAAKADPENIRASESCLRVQKLVAASSCLKNPNKINNYQQKKYEDQ; this is encoded by the coding sequence ATGTTAAAAAAAATCTATACAATAGGCTTAAGCGTTTGTCTGGCTTTAATTATTTTAACTGCTTCTGGGTGTAAAACCACCAAAAAAATGGTTTATGCTGAGTACATAATGCCCCCAATTGCTTTCTCAGATGTAGCCAGCATTGAAAGAATAAATATCGATAAACCAAAAATTAAAATATCTGGAGTTGGTAAAAGAACATCTAAAAGCATAAGAAATGTTTTTACCAATACAATCGTTAACGATTTCAGTTCTAAGCTATACTTTAACGGGTATATTAAACCTTCTGATGAAATATACGGAGATATTGAAGGTCTAAAAGCTGTACGAAAGAAATTAGCGCACTCTAAACACGGGTATGCCGTTAAAATAGTAAAAGTACGTAAACCGGCAAAGCTCAAAGTTTACGCAACAATAAACTACAAAAGAACTAAAGGTGTAGACAAGATAAACACTACACTTGTTACTCAAAGCTATAGCATTATAACAAACAAAAATGGTGTTCCATGTACAAAAGCAAACAAGCCTACCAAGAAAGTTGTAACCAATAAAGTTTCATATATTGAAGTTAAAGCAAAAGGCAGCTTAGTTTGTACGTTGTATGATTGCTCCGGAAAAAAACTCTATTCTAGAAAATTTGACGATCTTGAATTTGAAAATAAGGCTGGTGGTGATGCCGGCAGTAACTCGGAAGCACCTTATCTTGAAGTTGCACAAAATCTATTCAACGACGCAATCTCAAAAGTTGTAATGGACATATCTCCGCACCGTGAATCAAGATCCCTGTTAGTCAATGAAAAAGGTGATTCTTCCGTAGTGGCCTTGATAAAGGGAACTGCTTTTTATGACGCATTTAATAAGCTTGGACCGATTGTTGAGGCAGAAGAAAAAACTATGGATAAATTGTCTGCAGAAATTAATTCGAAATATGATCAATTAATTACAAACGCTGAAGATCCAGAAAAAAAAGCAGATCTCGAACAGAAAAGAACTAATGACCTGATCGATATAACAAAAGACTATTCTCCTGATTATGAAAACATGGCAATTATCTTGGAAATTATCGGGGATAGAAACGAAGCCCTAGAATACTATGAAATGGCAGCAAAAGCAGATCCTGAAAACATTCGTGCAAGCGAATCCTGTTTGCGGGTCCAAAAATTAGTAGCGGCTTCAAGCTGCCTTAAGAATCCTAATAAAATAAATAACTACCAGCAGAAAAAATACGAGGATCAATAA
- a CDS encoding response regulator: MKHKILFVDDDQNLLRGIKAMLHSRRKEWTCRFASSGEDAVKLIHKESFDAVVSDILMPGMNGVDFLKIVEKIQPATIRIILSGYSEIQTLLKSTTCAHQFISKPCQSKTLIETIQRLTKLRHILNNNEISTMVARLNSLPAIPDLYVKICTELEKKEPSLDRVGKFVEKDPGVSATILKVVNSAFFGFYNTISSPSHAVTLLGTEAVKGLVLGVHLLNKIDLSSLAGYSIDKLWDHSLQTGDFAKTIATMETTDKKFIGACYVAGILHDVGKFIFVTNMDTIYKPVLIEVRKTGGPISLSEKNKLGVGHAAIGAYLLGLWGFHEDIVSGVFNHHTPENSEEGLTVALVVHAANTLQHELYSPDSNFIFSQINMEWLTAQGFGDRLTEWQESCAKHIVNN; this comes from the coding sequence ATGAAACATAAAATATTATTTGTAGACGACGATCAAAATCTGCTGCGAGGAATCAAAGCCATGCTACACTCCAGAAGAAAAGAGTGGACATGCCGATTTGCTTCCAGCGGAGAGGATGCTGTGAAGTTGATTCATAAGGAATCATTTGATGCAGTTGTCTCCGACATACTCATGCCCGGCATGAACGGAGTTGATTTCCTTAAAATTGTCGAGAAGATCCAACCCGCTACTATTCGCATAATTCTTTCCGGCTATTCTGAAATCCAAACACTCCTGAAATCGACAACATGTGCACACCAATTTATTAGCAAACCCTGCCAGTCGAAAACCCTTATTGAAACAATACAGCGTTTAACCAAGTTGCGGCATATTCTCAATAATAATGAAATAAGTACTATGGTGGCCCGGTTGAACTCCCTCCCAGCTATTCCAGACTTATATGTCAAAATATGCACTGAACTGGAAAAAAAAGAGCCAAGTCTCGACCGTGTAGGAAAGTTTGTGGAAAAAGATCCCGGAGTGTCAGCCACAATACTCAAGGTAGTTAACTCGGCTTTTTTCGGATTTTACAATACAATATCCTCCCCTTCCCATGCAGTCACTCTACTAGGCACTGAAGCTGTTAAAGGACTAGTGCTCGGAGTACATCTTCTGAACAAAATAGATTTATCATCTCTTGCTGGATATTCAATTGATAAACTATGGGATCACTCGCTCCAGACCGGCGACTTTGCCAAAACTATCGCAACGATGGAAACAACGGACAAAAAATTCATCGGCGCTTGTTATGTTGCAGGAATTCTTCATGATGTAGGTAAGTTTATATTCGTGACCAATATGGACACGATATATAAGCCAGTTCTTATAGAAGTACGCAAAACGGGAGGTCCAATCAGTTTAAGCGAAAAAAACAAACTGGGAGTCGGCCATGCTGCAATCGGAGCTTACTTGCTGGGATTATGGGGATTTCATGAAGATATTGTCTCAGGAGTATTCAATCATCATACCCCTGAAAACTCAGAAGAAGGACTAACCGTTGCGCTTGTAGTTCATGCTGCCAATACGTTACAGCACGAGCTTTATTCTCCAGACTCGAACTTTATTTTCTCACAGATCAACATGGAATGGCTGACAGCACAAGGTTTCGGCGACCGTCTAACCGAATGGCAGGAAAGCTGCGCTAAGCATATCGTTAACAACTGA